One stretch of Clavelina lepadiformis chromosome 6, kaClaLepa1.1, whole genome shotgun sequence DNA includes these proteins:
- the LOC143461561 gene encoding uncharacterized protein LOC143461561 isoform X1 — translation MSAKRNPEENICEEYFFVNEANPASSQPKANNDEKHVMISYNWESQKLAKKIYEKLEKRGYKVWIDIKCMNKNIYDRMDEAVRNAYVVLIFVSKKYQESENCKREASTAGDLKIPIVPIYTEKDLEPEQFLKLLTAGKLRHYFTNDKNFDSNFDELCSKSIESHQKKQGQDKALGISPKVKQSHDSRRQEERHYCSKHRKQIFLLVFLLLLAIVGAGVGGYFGFIGTSSGGDNQLIPNSTTVVSSVRQNSCQDHYTSGSDTSGVYTIYPISDPIQVYCDQVRDGGGWTVIQRRFDGSENFNRSWVDYTEGFGSASGEHWLGLDLISAMTSGGGQEIRIDFVRRHLSEPGSMKCSLFVVGDLSFRFAVTGIDTCSTLSTGISLDFIQLLWGQQFSTFDVDHDRESTKNCAESEEGGWWYDECSSASSRANLNGAYHRDFKIASINLISSEMKIRPRTEADI, via the exons ATGTCTGCAAAAAGGAATCCAGAAGAAAATATATGCGaggaatattttttt GTTAATGAAGCCAATCCCGCTTCCTCACAACCAAAAGCAAATAACGATGAGAAACACGTCATGATCAGTTACAATTGGGAGTCTCAGAAATTGgccaaaaaa ATCTATGAAAAGTTAGAGAAACGTGGATATAAAGTTTGGATCGACATCAAATGtatgaataaaaatatttatgatcgaATGGACGAGGCGGTTCGTAACGCCTACGTCGTTCTTATATTTGTGTCAAAGAAATATCAAGAAAGTGAAAATTGTAAACGGGAAGCGTCCACTGCAGGAGACTTAAAAATTCCGATCGTTCCCATTTACACTGAGAAAGATTTGGAACCGGAACAGTTTTTAA AACTTTTGACAGCTGGAAAACTCCGCCACTATTTCACAAACGACAAAAACTTTGACTCAAACTTTGATGAGCTTTGCAGCAAATCCATTGAATCAC ATCAAAAGAAACAGGGGCAAGATAAAGCACTGGGAATCTCACCAAAAGTAAAGCAGAGCCATGATTCGCGAAGGCAGGAAGAAAGACATT ATTGCAGCAAACACCgcaagcaaatatttttgctcGTCTTTCTTCTTCTACTTGCAATTGTTGGCGCCGGTGTAGGTGGATATTTTGGGTTCATAGGAACGAGTTCTGGCGGTGACAATCAACTAATTCCCAATTCAACGACAGTAGTTAGTTCAG TGAGACAAAATTCTTGTCAAGATCATTACACGTCTGGCTCCGATACAAGTGGTGTTTATACTATCTACCCAATCTCTGATCCAATTCAAGTTTATTGCGACCAAGTGAGAGACGGCGGTGGTTGGACG GTTATTCAGAGAAGATTTGATGGCTCAGAAAATTTCAACAGGTCTTGGGTGGATTACACTGAAGGGTTTGGAAGTGCCAGCGGCGAGCATTGGCTCG GGCTGGACCTTATATCCGCTATGACTAGTGGTGGTGGTCAAGAAATCAGAATAGATTTTGTGAGGCGTCATTTATCGGAACCGGGTTCCATGAAATGCAG cCTATTTGTGGTTGGTGACTTAAGCTTTCGATTTGCAGTCACTGGCATCGACACGTGTTCCACTCTTTCCACAG GTATTTCTCTCGACTTCATACAACTCCTATGGGGCCAACAATTTTCCACATTTGACGTTGATCACGACAGGGAAAGTACCAAGAATTGCGCGGAGAGTGAAGAAGGCGGGTGGTGGTACGATGAATGCAGTTCGGCAAGCAGTAGAGCCAACTTGAATGGAGCTTATCACCgcgattttaaaattgcttcCATCAATCTTATCAGCAGCGAAATGAAAATACGACCAAGAACCGAGGCtgatatttaa
- the LOC143461558 gene encoding uncharacterized protein LOC143461558 isoform X3, which yields MDQADDQITSNENLSVVGTNSPSSQPKASNDDKHVMISYNWESKNLAKKIYEKLENRGYKVWIDIKYMKKNIYDQMDEAVRNAYVVLIFVSRKYQESENCQREASMAADLKIPIVPIYTEKNFKPEKFLNCVTAGQLYHDFTSEIIQSWICTKVCAKTSEKNVGGKSLHLILTKRFSFNLLYQVNMPNVLISTKSTPSHRTPTPIGTNCEYNTKCWCILCCTQNFIYFYKDIGRLHVLLFLDCSKHRKQICLLVFLLLLAIVGAAVGGYFGFIGTAADANPNLTTNSNSTPAANSDLPRSCRDHYTSGSDTSGVYTIYPISDPIQVYCDQVRDGGGWTVIQRRFDGSLNFNRPWLDYRSGFGSASGEHWLGLDLISTMTSGGVQELRVDFVKRIFSERGDAKYSSFVVGDLSTEFSITSIGTFSGSTGTPNFMQNALNTKFSTSDLENDMESSRNCAESEEGGWWYRDCVFLSDRANLNGRYDLHFEIGSSNLVSSEMKIRPRTG from the exons ATGGATCAAGCAGACGACCAAATTACAAGCAACGAGAATTTGTCT GTTGTAGGAACCAATTCACCCTCATCACAACCAAAAGCAAGTAACGACGACAAACACGTCATGATCAGTTACAATTGGGAATCAAAAAACTTGGccaaaaaa ATCTATGAAAAGTTGGAGAATCGTGGATATAAAGTTTGGATCGACATCaaatatatgaaaaaaaatatttatgatcaaaTGGACGAGGCAGTTCGTAACGCCTACGTCGTTCTTATATTTGTGTCAAGGAAATATCAAGAAAGTGAAAATTGTCAAAGAGAAGCCTCTATGGCAGCAGATTTGAAAATTCCGATCGTTCCCATTTACACTGAGAAAAACTTTAAAccggaaaagtttttaa ACTGTGTGACGGCTGGGCAACTTTATCACGATTTCACAAGCG AAATCATACAAAGTTGGATTTGTACAAAAGTTTGTGCAAAAACATCTGAGAAGAACGTAGGCGgcaaaagtttacatttaatCTTGACGAAACGTTTTTCTTTCAACTTATTATACCAAGTGAATATGCCAAACGTTTTGATAAGTACAAAAAGCACGCCGTCCCATCGTACTCCAACACCGATTGGGACCAATTGTGAGTATAATACAAAATGTTGGTGTATCTTGTGCTGTACACAGaattttatatatttctaCAAAGATATTGGGCGTTTGCATGTGCTGTTATTTTTAGATTGCAGCAAACACCGCAAGCAAATATGTTTGCTCGTCTTTCTTCTTCTGCTTGCAATTGTTGGCGCCGCCGTTGGTGGATACTTTGGGTTCATAGGAACAGCAGCTGACGCTAATCCCAATCTTACCACAAATTCCAATTCGACACCAGCAGCTAATTCAG ACCTACCAAGATCTTGTCGAGATCATTACACGTCTGGCTCCGATACAAGTGGTGTTTATACTATCTACCCAATCTCTGATCCAATCCAAGTTTATTGCGACCAAGTGAGAGACGGGGGTGGTTGGACG GTAATTCAACGACGATTTGACGGTTCACTGAACTTCAACAGACCTTGGCTGGATTACAGAAGTGGGTTTGGAAGTGCAAGTGGTGAACATTGGCTTG GATTGGACCTAATTTCAACAATGACCAGTGGTGGCGTACAAGAGCTTAGAGTAGATTTTGTGAAGCGTATTTTCTCTGAACGCGGTGACGCAAAATACAG CTCGTTCGTGGTAGGAGATTTGAGCACCGAATTCTCGATCACTTCGATTGGAACATTTTCAGGGTCCACAG GTACTCCCAACTTCATGCAGAATGCTTTGAACACTAAATTTTCTACAAGTGACCTCGAAAACGACATGGAAAGTTCCAGAAATTGCGCCGAGAGTGAAGAAGGGGGGTGGTGGTACAGGGACTGTGTTTTTTTAAGCGACAGAGCCAACTTGAACGGAAGATATGATTTACATTTCGAAATTGGGTCTTCCAATCTCGTTAGCAGCGAAATGAAAATCCGACCAAGAACGGGATAG
- the LOC143461558 gene encoding uncharacterized protein LOC143461558 isoform X4, translated as MDQADDQITSNENLSVVGTNSPSSQPKASNDDKHVMISYNWESKNLAKKIYEKLENRGYKVWIDIKYMKKNIYDQMDEAVRNAYVVLIFVSRKYQESENCQREASMAADLKIPIVPIYTEKNFKPEKFLNCVTAGQLYHDFTSGKSFDSIFKELCSKSIDSVNMPNVLISTKSTPSHRTPTPIGTNCEYNTKCWCILCCTQNFIYFYKDIGRLHVLLFLDCSKHRKQICLLVFLLLLAIVGAAVGGYFGFIGTAADANPNLTTNSNSTPAANSDLPRSCRDHYTSGSDTSGVYTIYPISDPIQVYCDQVRDGGGWTVIQRRFDGSLNFNRPWLDYRSGFGSASGEHWLGLDLISTMTSGGVQELRVDFVKRIFSERGDAKYSSFVVGDLSTEFSITSIGTFSGSTGTPNFMQNALNTKFSTSDLENDMESSRNCAESEEGGWWYRDCVFLSDRANLNGRYDLHFEIGSSNLVSSEMKIRPRTG; from the exons ATGGATCAAGCAGACGACCAAATTACAAGCAACGAGAATTTGTCT GTTGTAGGAACCAATTCACCCTCATCACAACCAAAAGCAAGTAACGACGACAAACACGTCATGATCAGTTACAATTGGGAATCAAAAAACTTGGccaaaaaa ATCTATGAAAAGTTGGAGAATCGTGGATATAAAGTTTGGATCGACATCaaatatatgaaaaaaaatatttatgatcaaaTGGACGAGGCAGTTCGTAACGCCTACGTCGTTCTTATATTTGTGTCAAGGAAATATCAAGAAAGTGAAAATTGTCAAAGAGAAGCCTCTATGGCAGCAGATTTGAAAATTCCGATCGTTCCCATTTACACTGAGAAAAACTTTAAAccggaaaagtttttaa ACTGTGTGACGGCTGGGCAACTTTATCACGATTTCACAAGCGGTAAAAGTTTTGACTCAATCTTTAAAGAGCTTTGCAGCAAATCCATTGATTCGG TGAATATGCCAAACGTTTTGATAAGTACAAAAAGCACGCCGTCCCATCGTACTCCAACACCGATTGGGACCAATTGTGAGTATAATACAAAATGTTGGTGTATCTTGTGCTGTACACAGaattttatatatttctaCAAAGATATTGGGCGTTTGCATGTGCTGTTATTTTTAGATTGCAGCAAACACCGCAAGCAAATATGTTTGCTCGTCTTTCTTCTTCTGCTTGCAATTGTTGGCGCCGCCGTTGGTGGATACTTTGGGTTCATAGGAACAGCAGCTGACGCTAATCCCAATCTTACCACAAATTCCAATTCGACACCAGCAGCTAATTCAG ACCTACCAAGATCTTGTCGAGATCATTACACGTCTGGCTCCGATACAAGTGGTGTTTATACTATCTACCCAATCTCTGATCCAATCCAAGTTTATTGCGACCAAGTGAGAGACGGGGGTGGTTGGACG GTAATTCAACGACGATTTGACGGTTCACTGAACTTCAACAGACCTTGGCTGGATTACAGAAGTGGGTTTGGAAGTGCAAGTGGTGAACATTGGCTTG GATTGGACCTAATTTCAACAATGACCAGTGGTGGCGTACAAGAGCTTAGAGTAGATTTTGTGAAGCGTATTTTCTCTGAACGCGGTGACGCAAAATACAG CTCGTTCGTGGTAGGAGATTTGAGCACCGAATTCTCGATCACTTCGATTGGAACATTTTCAGGGTCCACAG GTACTCCCAACTTCATGCAGAATGCTTTGAACACTAAATTTTCTACAAGTGACCTCGAAAACGACATGGAAAGTTCCAGAAATTGCGCCGAGAGTGAAGAAGGGGGGTGGTGGTACAGGGACTGTGTTTTTTTAAGCGACAGAGCCAACTTGAACGGAAGATATGATTTACATTTCGAAATTGGGTCTTCCAATCTCGTTAGCAGCGAAATGAAAATCCGACCAAGAACGGGATAG
- the LOC143461558 gene encoding uncharacterized protein LOC143461558 isoform X2 gives MDQADDQITSNENLSVVGTNSPSSQPKASNDDKHVMISYNWESKNLAKKIYEKLENRGYKVWIDIKYMKKNIYDQMDEAVRNAYVVLIFVSRKYQESENCQREASMAADLKIPIVPIYTEKNFKPEKFLNCVTAGQLYHDFTSGKSFDSIFKELCSKSIDSGKSLKIICYLVRLYIILEIIQSWICTKVCAKTSEKNVGGKSLHLILTKRFSFNLLYQVNMPNVLISTKSTPSHRTPTPIGTNYCSKHRKQICLLVFLLLLAIVGAAVGGYFGFIGTAADANPNLTTNSNSTPAANSDLPRSCRDHYTSGSDTSGVYTIYPISDPIQVYCDQVRDGGGWTVIQRRFDGSLNFNRPWLDYRSGFGSASGEHWLGLDLISTMTSGGVQELRVDFVKRIFSERGDAKYSSFVVGDLSTEFSITSIGTFSGSTGTPNFMQNALNTKFSTSDLENDMESSRNCAESEEGGWWYRDCVFLSDRANLNGRYDLHFEIGSSNLVSSEMKIRPRTG, from the exons ATGGATCAAGCAGACGACCAAATTACAAGCAACGAGAATTTGTCT GTTGTAGGAACCAATTCACCCTCATCACAACCAAAAGCAAGTAACGACGACAAACACGTCATGATCAGTTACAATTGGGAATCAAAAAACTTGGccaaaaaa ATCTATGAAAAGTTGGAGAATCGTGGATATAAAGTTTGGATCGACATCaaatatatgaaaaaaaatatttatgatcaaaTGGACGAGGCAGTTCGTAACGCCTACGTCGTTCTTATATTTGTGTCAAGGAAATATCAAGAAAGTGAAAATTGTCAAAGAGAAGCCTCTATGGCAGCAGATTTGAAAATTCCGATCGTTCCCATTTACACTGAGAAAAACTTTAAAccggaaaagtttttaa ACTGTGTGACGGCTGGGCAACTTTATCACGATTTCACAAGCGGTAAAAGTTTTGACTCAATCTTTAAAGAGCTTTGCAGCAAATCCATTGATTCGGGTAagtctttgaaaattatttgttatttggtGAGACTATATATTATTCTAGAAATCATACAAAGTTGGATTTGTACAAAAGTTTGTGCAAAAACATCTGAGAAGAACGTAGGCGgcaaaagtttacatttaatCTTGACGAAACGTTTTTCTTTCAACTTATTATACCAAGTGAATATGCCAAACGTTTTGATAAGTACAAAAAGCACGCCGTCCCATCGTACTCCAACACCGATTGGGACCAATT ATTGCAGCAAACACCGCAAGCAAATATGTTTGCTCGTCTTTCTTCTTCTGCTTGCAATTGTTGGCGCCGCCGTTGGTGGATACTTTGGGTTCATAGGAACAGCAGCTGACGCTAATCCCAATCTTACCACAAATTCCAATTCGACACCAGCAGCTAATTCAG ACCTACCAAGATCTTGTCGAGATCATTACACGTCTGGCTCCGATACAAGTGGTGTTTATACTATCTACCCAATCTCTGATCCAATCCAAGTTTATTGCGACCAAGTGAGAGACGGGGGTGGTTGGACG GTAATTCAACGACGATTTGACGGTTCACTGAACTTCAACAGACCTTGGCTGGATTACAGAAGTGGGTTTGGAAGTGCAAGTGGTGAACATTGGCTTG GATTGGACCTAATTTCAACAATGACCAGTGGTGGCGTACAAGAGCTTAGAGTAGATTTTGTGAAGCGTATTTTCTCTGAACGCGGTGACGCAAAATACAG CTCGTTCGTGGTAGGAGATTTGAGCACCGAATTCTCGATCACTTCGATTGGAACATTTTCAGGGTCCACAG GTACTCCCAACTTCATGCAGAATGCTTTGAACACTAAATTTTCTACAAGTGACCTCGAAAACGACATGGAAAGTTCCAGAAATTGCGCCGAGAGTGAAGAAGGGGGGTGGTGGTACAGGGACTGTGTTTTTTTAAGCGACAGAGCCAACTTGAACGGAAGATATGATTTACATTTCGAAATTGGGTCTTCCAATCTCGTTAGCAGCGAAATGAAAATCCGACCAAGAACGGGATAG
- the LOC143461558 gene encoding uncharacterized protein LOC143461558 isoform X1, with protein MDQADDQITSNENLSVVGTNSPSSQPKASNDDKHVMISYNWESKNLAKKIYEKLENRGYKVWIDIKYMKKNIYDQMDEAVRNAYVVLIFVSRKYQESENCQREASMAADLKIPIVPIYTEKNFKPEKFLNCVTAGQLYHDFTSGKSFDSIFKELCSKSIDSGKSLKIICYLVRLYIILEIIQSWICTKVCAKTSEKNVGGKSLHLILTKRFSFNLLYQVNMPNVLISTKSTPSHRTPTPIGTNCEYNTKCWCILCCTQNFIYFYKDIGRLHVLLFLDCSKHRKQICLLVFLLLLAIVGAAVGGYFGFIGTAADANPNLTTNSNSTPAANSDLPRSCRDHYTSGSDTSGVYTIYPISDPIQVYCDQVRDGGGWTVIQRRFDGSLNFNRPWLDYRSGFGSASGEHWLGLDLISTMTSGGVQELRVDFVKRIFSERGDAKYSSFVVGDLSTEFSITSIGTFSGSTGTPNFMQNALNTKFSTSDLENDMESSRNCAESEEGGWWYRDCVFLSDRANLNGRYDLHFEIGSSNLVSSEMKIRPRTG; from the exons ATGGATCAAGCAGACGACCAAATTACAAGCAACGAGAATTTGTCT GTTGTAGGAACCAATTCACCCTCATCACAACCAAAAGCAAGTAACGACGACAAACACGTCATGATCAGTTACAATTGGGAATCAAAAAACTTGGccaaaaaa ATCTATGAAAAGTTGGAGAATCGTGGATATAAAGTTTGGATCGACATCaaatatatgaaaaaaaatatttatgatcaaaTGGACGAGGCAGTTCGTAACGCCTACGTCGTTCTTATATTTGTGTCAAGGAAATATCAAGAAAGTGAAAATTGTCAAAGAGAAGCCTCTATGGCAGCAGATTTGAAAATTCCGATCGTTCCCATTTACACTGAGAAAAACTTTAAAccggaaaagtttttaa ACTGTGTGACGGCTGGGCAACTTTATCACGATTTCACAAGCGGTAAAAGTTTTGACTCAATCTTTAAAGAGCTTTGCAGCAAATCCATTGATTCGGGTAagtctttgaaaattatttgttatttggtGAGACTATATATTATTCTAGAAATCATACAAAGTTGGATTTGTACAAAAGTTTGTGCAAAAACATCTGAGAAGAACGTAGGCGgcaaaagtttacatttaatCTTGACGAAACGTTTTTCTTTCAACTTATTATACCAAGTGAATATGCCAAACGTTTTGATAAGTACAAAAAGCACGCCGTCCCATCGTACTCCAACACCGATTGGGACCAATTGTGAGTATAATACAAAATGTTGGTGTATCTTGTGCTGTACACAGaattttatatatttctaCAAAGATATTGGGCGTTTGCATGTGCTGTTATTTTTAGATTGCAGCAAACACCGCAAGCAAATATGTTTGCTCGTCTTTCTTCTTCTGCTTGCAATTGTTGGCGCCGCCGTTGGTGGATACTTTGGGTTCATAGGAACAGCAGCTGACGCTAATCCCAATCTTACCACAAATTCCAATTCGACACCAGCAGCTAATTCAG ACCTACCAAGATCTTGTCGAGATCATTACACGTCTGGCTCCGATACAAGTGGTGTTTATACTATCTACCCAATCTCTGATCCAATCCAAGTTTATTGCGACCAAGTGAGAGACGGGGGTGGTTGGACG GTAATTCAACGACGATTTGACGGTTCACTGAACTTCAACAGACCTTGGCTGGATTACAGAAGTGGGTTTGGAAGTGCAAGTGGTGAACATTGGCTTG GATTGGACCTAATTTCAACAATGACCAGTGGTGGCGTACAAGAGCTTAGAGTAGATTTTGTGAAGCGTATTTTCTCTGAACGCGGTGACGCAAAATACAG CTCGTTCGTGGTAGGAGATTTGAGCACCGAATTCTCGATCACTTCGATTGGAACATTTTCAGGGTCCACAG GTACTCCCAACTTCATGCAGAATGCTTTGAACACTAAATTTTCTACAAGTGACCTCGAAAACGACATGGAAAGTTCCAGAAATTGCGCCGAGAGTGAAGAAGGGGGGTGGTGGTACAGGGACTGTGTTTTTTTAAGCGACAGAGCCAACTTGAACGGAAGATATGATTTACATTTCGAAATTGGGTCTTCCAATCTCGTTAGCAGCGAAATGAAAATCCGACCAAGAACGGGATAG
- the LOC143461561 gene encoding uncharacterized protein LOC143461561 isoform X2: MSAKRNPEENICEEYFFIYEKLEKRGYKVWIDIKCMNKNIYDRMDEAVRNAYVVLIFVSKKYQESENCKREASTAGDLKIPIVPIYTEKDLEPEQFLKLLTAGKLRHYFTNDKNFDSNFDELCSKSIESHQKKQGQDKALGISPKVKQSHDSRRQEERHYCSKHRKQIFLLVFLLLLAIVGAGVGGYFGFIGTSSGGDNQLIPNSTTVVSSVRQNSCQDHYTSGSDTSGVYTIYPISDPIQVYCDQVRDGGGWTVIQRRFDGSENFNRSWVDYTEGFGSASGEHWLGLDLISAMTSGGGQEIRIDFVRRHLSEPGSMKCSLFVVGDLSFRFAVTGIDTCSTLSTGISLDFIQLLWGQQFSTFDVDHDRESTKNCAESEEGGWWYDECSSASSRANLNGAYHRDFKIASINLISSEMKIRPRTEADI, translated from the exons ATGTCTGCAAAAAGGAATCCAGAAGAAAATATATGCGaggaatattttttt ATCTATGAAAAGTTAGAGAAACGTGGATATAAAGTTTGGATCGACATCAAATGtatgaataaaaatatttatgatcgaATGGACGAGGCGGTTCGTAACGCCTACGTCGTTCTTATATTTGTGTCAAAGAAATATCAAGAAAGTGAAAATTGTAAACGGGAAGCGTCCACTGCAGGAGACTTAAAAATTCCGATCGTTCCCATTTACACTGAGAAAGATTTGGAACCGGAACAGTTTTTAA AACTTTTGACAGCTGGAAAACTCCGCCACTATTTCACAAACGACAAAAACTTTGACTCAAACTTTGATGAGCTTTGCAGCAAATCCATTGAATCAC ATCAAAAGAAACAGGGGCAAGATAAAGCACTGGGAATCTCACCAAAAGTAAAGCAGAGCCATGATTCGCGAAGGCAGGAAGAAAGACATT ATTGCAGCAAACACCgcaagcaaatatttttgctcGTCTTTCTTCTTCTACTTGCAATTGTTGGCGCCGGTGTAGGTGGATATTTTGGGTTCATAGGAACGAGTTCTGGCGGTGACAATCAACTAATTCCCAATTCAACGACAGTAGTTAGTTCAG TGAGACAAAATTCTTGTCAAGATCATTACACGTCTGGCTCCGATACAAGTGGTGTTTATACTATCTACCCAATCTCTGATCCAATTCAAGTTTATTGCGACCAAGTGAGAGACGGCGGTGGTTGGACG GTTATTCAGAGAAGATTTGATGGCTCAGAAAATTTCAACAGGTCTTGGGTGGATTACACTGAAGGGTTTGGAAGTGCCAGCGGCGAGCATTGGCTCG GGCTGGACCTTATATCCGCTATGACTAGTGGTGGTGGTCAAGAAATCAGAATAGATTTTGTGAGGCGTCATTTATCGGAACCGGGTTCCATGAAATGCAG cCTATTTGTGGTTGGTGACTTAAGCTTTCGATTTGCAGTCACTGGCATCGACACGTGTTCCACTCTTTCCACAG GTATTTCTCTCGACTTCATACAACTCCTATGGGGCCAACAATTTTCCACATTTGACGTTGATCACGACAGGGAAAGTACCAAGAATTGCGCGGAGAGTGAAGAAGGCGGGTGGTGGTACGATGAATGCAGTTCGGCAAGCAGTAGAGCCAACTTGAATGGAGCTTATCACCgcgattttaaaattgcttcCATCAATCTTATCAGCAGCGAAATGAAAATACGACCAAGAACCGAGGCtgatatttaa
- the LOC143461558 gene encoding uncharacterized protein LOC143461558 isoform X5, translating into MDQADDQITSNENLSVVGTNSPSSQPKASNDDKHVMISYNWESKNLAKKIYEKLENRGYKVWIDIKYMKKNIYDQMDEAVRNAYVVLIFVSRKYQESENCQREASMAADLKIPIVPIYTEKNFKPEKFLNCVTAGQLYHDFTSGKSFDSIFKELCSKSIDSVNMPNVLISTKSTPSHRTPTPIGTNYCSKHRKQICLLVFLLLLAIVGAAVGGYFGFIGTAADANPNLTTNSNSTPAANSDLPRSCRDHYTSGSDTSGVYTIYPISDPIQVYCDQVRDGGGWTVIQRRFDGSLNFNRPWLDYRSGFGSASGEHWLGLDLISTMTSGGVQELRVDFVKRIFSERGDAKYSSFVVGDLSTEFSITSIGTFSGSTGTPNFMQNALNTKFSTSDLENDMESSRNCAESEEGGWWYRDCVFLSDRANLNGRYDLHFEIGSSNLVSSEMKIRPRTG; encoded by the exons ATGGATCAAGCAGACGACCAAATTACAAGCAACGAGAATTTGTCT GTTGTAGGAACCAATTCACCCTCATCACAACCAAAAGCAAGTAACGACGACAAACACGTCATGATCAGTTACAATTGGGAATCAAAAAACTTGGccaaaaaa ATCTATGAAAAGTTGGAGAATCGTGGATATAAAGTTTGGATCGACATCaaatatatgaaaaaaaatatttatgatcaaaTGGACGAGGCAGTTCGTAACGCCTACGTCGTTCTTATATTTGTGTCAAGGAAATATCAAGAAAGTGAAAATTGTCAAAGAGAAGCCTCTATGGCAGCAGATTTGAAAATTCCGATCGTTCCCATTTACACTGAGAAAAACTTTAAAccggaaaagtttttaa ACTGTGTGACGGCTGGGCAACTTTATCACGATTTCACAAGCGGTAAAAGTTTTGACTCAATCTTTAAAGAGCTTTGCAGCAAATCCATTGATTCGG TGAATATGCCAAACGTTTTGATAAGTACAAAAAGCACGCCGTCCCATCGTACTCCAACACCGATTGGGACCAATT ATTGCAGCAAACACCGCAAGCAAATATGTTTGCTCGTCTTTCTTCTTCTGCTTGCAATTGTTGGCGCCGCCGTTGGTGGATACTTTGGGTTCATAGGAACAGCAGCTGACGCTAATCCCAATCTTACCACAAATTCCAATTCGACACCAGCAGCTAATTCAG ACCTACCAAGATCTTGTCGAGATCATTACACGTCTGGCTCCGATACAAGTGGTGTTTATACTATCTACCCAATCTCTGATCCAATCCAAGTTTATTGCGACCAAGTGAGAGACGGGGGTGGTTGGACG GTAATTCAACGACGATTTGACGGTTCACTGAACTTCAACAGACCTTGGCTGGATTACAGAAGTGGGTTTGGAAGTGCAAGTGGTGAACATTGGCTTG GATTGGACCTAATTTCAACAATGACCAGTGGTGGCGTACAAGAGCTTAGAGTAGATTTTGTGAAGCGTATTTTCTCTGAACGCGGTGACGCAAAATACAG CTCGTTCGTGGTAGGAGATTTGAGCACCGAATTCTCGATCACTTCGATTGGAACATTTTCAGGGTCCACAG GTACTCCCAACTTCATGCAGAATGCTTTGAACACTAAATTTTCTACAAGTGACCTCGAAAACGACATGGAAAGTTCCAGAAATTGCGCCGAGAGTGAAGAAGGGGGGTGGTGGTACAGGGACTGTGTTTTTTTAAGCGACAGAGCCAACTTGAACGGAAGATATGATTTACATTTCGAAATTGGGTCTTCCAATCTCGTTAGCAGCGAAATGAAAATCCGACCAAGAACGGGATAG